The Pedobacter mucosus genome window below encodes:
- a CDS encoding PepSY-associated TM helix domain-containing protein, with protein sequence MALTKPLQKKPKKSRIRRMSDWLHLWLGIASGLVVFHLGITGCIFAFQTEITALLHKKEMFIKVPKNQQTLPLSTLKKVAESALGGKKSINYISTYKAPDRAWEFGTYKAGDPKAFWYFDSIDYYDLVLMNPYTGQVTMVVDHKYGFFDIIKMLHWSFLINHPIGQQIIGWSTFIFVFLLISGMVMWWPKNLKKSNFDKSFKVKWKAKFKRVNYDLHNVLGFYVMIICLMLALTGMVWTFQWFQATVYVVASRSITPPVKANIKSDSTKTVSSIPFDIAFGVAKIKFKDFDRIGMSPAEGGTATIYATGYHGDETFWNFDVLQFDQYTGKLLDRRNQNEKNAGEALIGMNYDIHVGAILGLPGKIMAFFGSFIAASLPITGFIIWWGKKKKKNISAPAEIT encoded by the coding sequence ATGGCACTCACAAAACCACTACAGAAAAAGCCGAAGAAGTCGCGAATCAGACGGATGAGCGATTGGCTACATTTGTGGCTGGGTATTGCATCTGGACTTGTTGTTTTCCATTTGGGAATTACGGGTTGCATTTTTGCTTTTCAAACGGAAATAACAGCATTACTTCATAAAAAGGAAATGTTTATTAAAGTGCCAAAGAACCAACAAACCCTTCCGCTAAGTACATTAAAAAAAGTTGCTGAAAGCGCTTTAGGCGGTAAAAAAAGCATCAATTATATTTCCACTTATAAAGCACCGGATAGAGCTTGGGAATTTGGAACTTACAAAGCTGGAGACCCTAAAGCTTTTTGGTATTTCGATTCGATAGATTATTACGATTTAGTATTGATGAATCCTTACACCGGACAAGTAACCATGGTCGTTGATCATAAATATGGATTTTTCGACATCATTAAAATGCTACATTGGAGCTTCCTAATCAACCATCCTATCGGGCAACAAATTATTGGTTGGTCTACTTTTATTTTTGTTTTTTTGCTGATTTCAGGGATGGTGATGTGGTGGCCAAAAAACCTAAAAAAATCGAATTTCGACAAGAGCTTTAAAGTAAAGTGGAAGGCAAAGTTTAAACGGGTTAATTACGATTTACATAATGTGTTAGGTTTTTATGTAATGATTATTTGTTTAATGCTTGCATTAACTGGAATGGTTTGGACTTTCCAGTGGTTTCAAGCAACAGTTTATGTTGTGGCTTCAAGAAGTATCACTCCTCCCGTAAAAGCTAACATTAAATCCGATTCTACTAAAACTGTTTCGTCCATTCCATTTGATATCGCTTTTGGAGTAGCTAAAATAAAATTTAAAGATTTTGATAGAATCGGTATGTCTCCTGCAGAAGGCGGAACAGCAACAATTTATGCCACTGGTTACCATGGTGATGAAACTTTTTGGAATTTCGATGTTTTGCAGTTTGACCAATACACCGGCAAATTACTAGACCGCAGAAATCAAAATGAAAAAAATGCTGGTGAAGCTTTAATCGGCATGAATTACGACATTCACGTAGGTGCAATTTTAGGCCTTCCAGGAAAAATCATGGCATTTTTTGGAAGTTTTATTGCCGCAAGTTTACCCATTACCGGCTTTATCATTTGGTGGGGCAAAAAGAAGAAAAAGAATATATCCGCACCAGCGGAGATAACTTAA
- a CDS encoding DUF4198 domain-containing protein, which produces MKSRLFLITLLLSIFTSSVFSHAMWIETLAKGKKGQAQEVKIFFGEYESGKPDSAATWFSNLKEFKLVLTAPNGTTKILSASPDVFFYKANFTPDQDGAYKLSIVHEVAAVYDKAKIEYYAFADVSVGKYKTNTNYPVAAVLTIRPEKHTLATGETSAFQLIYNKAPFAKQKLAIVNPENKKIEPETDADGKFNFKPILKGTYFLEAFTEDKNPGKLDGKDYEKTWHLVTYTTQVN; this is translated from the coding sequence ATGAAATCTAGATTATTCCTAATAACATTATTATTATCCATTTTCACATCAAGCGTATTTTCACATGCCATGTGGATTGAAACTTTAGCGAAAGGTAAAAAAGGGCAAGCACAAGAAGTAAAAATATTTTTTGGAGAATATGAAAGCGGTAAACCCGATTCAGCAGCAACATGGTTTAGCAACTTAAAAGAATTTAAATTAGTTTTAACTGCTCCAAATGGCACTACAAAAATTTTATCGGCTTCGCCAGATGTATTTTTCTACAAGGCAAACTTCACTCCAGATCAAGATGGCGCTTATAAACTTTCTATTGTACACGAAGTTGCAGCTGTTTATGATAAGGCTAAAATTGAATATTATGCTTTTGCAGATGTTTCAGTCGGTAAGTACAAAACAAATACAAATTATCCTGTAGCTGCAGTGTTAACCATCAGGCCAGAAAAACATACGCTTGCCACCGGCGAAACATCAGCGTTCCAACTAATTTACAATAAGGCGCCTTTTGCAAAGCAAAAATTAGCGATTGTTAATCCTGAAAATAAGAAAATAGAGCCAGAAACTGATGCTGATGGAAAGTTTAACTTCAAACCAATATTAAAAGGAACTTATTTTTTAGAAGCTTTTACAGAAGATAAAAATCCAGGAAAATTAGATGGAAAAGATTATGAAAAAACCTGGCATTTAGTAACTTATACAACGCAAGTAAACTAG